A genomic segment from Sporichthya brevicatena encodes:
- a CDS encoding ABC transporter substrate-binding protein, producing MSRVLSTRRASTRAALVACGVCLALVAGCGNRVDHERVVAVGNGYGPVDAARNNQGAVVPGAAAPGTGAVAADVPAPGALAADVSEATASVVTAPGTADRVAAPAGSKSVAAADRTVATQAQAATCTAPLAPIVLGQTLASSGLVGAAIAGLRTGLAVWAKDVNSRGGVQCHPVQLIQLDDGSDAARVSANWNSMVHDRGAVAIVASGAPVANAALRTAAERDKVPVVGGDLTTVDWLQSPYLFSTGGSPLTAYDGSVIDASKAIGGAVKAGMVYCVEASICTSLRNNFPKSVERAGVELGPVIATSLTQPDFTAECQQLKSAGVNLLWVGLDGSAAIRAVRSCSSLNYTPVIATGSIAVSAAAAADNGLRRNTMYLGTQLVPYTVTDSPAVKAFTDAMRRYAPSAVLEQNALFGWAAGKLFEASLANVADKARAGTVTTAMILEGLWKVKTERLDGLSPGVTFSEGKPAANVDCYYGLKLDVNGFSAVSGSKPTCFGASKRLEKPAAQAPVPDTALGRQEQPT from the coding sequence ATGTCTCGAGTGCTGTCGACCCGCCGCGCGTCGACTCGCGCCGCTCTCGTCGCGTGCGGCGTCTGCCTGGCCCTGGTGGCCGGGTGCGGGAACCGGGTGGATCACGAACGGGTCGTTGCGGTCGGCAACGGGTACGGCCCCGTGGACGCGGCCCGGAACAACCAGGGTGCAGTCGTGCCGGGGGCCGCCGCGCCCGGGACCGGCGCGGTGGCGGCCGACGTCCCCGCTCCGGGGGCCCTCGCTGCCGATGTCTCCGAGGCCACCGCGTCGGTGGTGACCGCGCCGGGAACGGCGGACCGCGTGGCCGCGCCCGCCGGGTCGAAGAGCGTGGCGGCCGCCGATCGGACGGTGGCCACGCAGGCGCAGGCGGCGACCTGCACGGCACCGCTGGCGCCGATCGTCCTGGGGCAGACGCTTGCCTCGTCCGGGCTCGTCGGTGCCGCGATCGCCGGCCTGCGTACCGGGCTCGCGGTCTGGGCGAAGGACGTCAACTCTCGAGGTGGCGTGCAGTGCCACCCCGTGCAGCTGATCCAGCTCGACGACGGCTCCGACGCGGCTCGGGTGTCGGCGAACTGGAACTCGATGGTCCACGACCGCGGCGCCGTGGCGATCGTCGCTTCCGGCGCTCCCGTCGCGAACGCAGCGCTGCGCACGGCGGCGGAGCGGGACAAGGTTCCCGTGGTCGGCGGCGACCTCACGACGGTGGACTGGCTGCAGAGTCCGTACCTGTTCTCCACGGGCGGCTCGCCGTTGACCGCCTACGACGGCAGCGTGATCGACGCGTCGAAAGCGATCGGCGGAGCGGTCAAGGCCGGCATGGTCTACTGCGTCGAGGCCTCGATCTGCACGAGCCTGCGGAACAACTTCCCGAAGAGTGTGGAACGAGCCGGCGTCGAGTTGGGTCCGGTCATCGCGACGTCGCTGACCCAACCGGACTTCACCGCCGAGTGCCAGCAGCTCAAGTCCGCGGGCGTCAACCTGTTGTGGGTCGGGCTGGACGGGTCGGCCGCGATCCGCGCCGTTCGATCCTGCTCGTCGTTGAACTACACGCCGGTCATCGCGACGGGGTCGATCGCGGTGAGCGCGGCGGCCGCGGCCGACAACGGCCTGCGACGGAACACCATGTATCTCGGCACGCAACTCGTTCCCTACACCGTCACCGATTCGCCGGCTGTCAAGGCGTTCACCGACGCGATGCGTCGCTACGCGCCCAGTGCCGTCCTGGAGCAGAACGCGCTGTTCGGGTGGGCGGCCGGCAAGTTGTTCGAGGCTTCCCTGGCCAACGTCGCCGACAAGGCGCGGGCGGGTACCGTGACCACGGCGATGATCCTCGAAGGCCTCTGGAAGGTGAAGACGGAGAGGCTCGACGGACTCAGCCCCGGAGTGACCTTCAGCGAGGGCAAGCCCGCGGCGAACGTGGACTGCTACTACGGGCTCAAGCTCGACGTGAACGGATTCTCCGCGGTGAGCGGCAGCAAGCCGACCTGTTTCGGTGCCAGCAAGCGGCTGGAGAAACCTGCGGCGCAGGCCCCGGTGCCGGACACCGCGCTCGGGCGTCAGGAACAACCCACATGA
- a CDS encoding cytochrome P450 yields MSAGEQLAAPTCPYAPTDFGRLYELEPELVRCPFPLYDVLRDREPVWFDARLDAYVVTRYADVMEILRDPLTFSSAMASGPTSITGLAQRIVDDPARPERLRNQAARRLRMAETPVLLLADPPQHKRQRALVASAFSPRRIAALEPEVRELAATMIDGFAARGEVELVREFALPLPMTVIATMLGVPPSDLADFKRWANAFTAGVGSADKPAAEVAQMFADIDAFYDYFTEQIARRRARGQDDLLTDLVHARMDGVEPLTDDEILLMLAQFLVGGHETTTLMITSMMHRFATEPYLAARVRREPELLPALLEEMLRLEAPVQGMFRSATRATRIGDVDVPAGALLWLVFGSANRDPEAFPDPDFLSSEARRTPHLTFGRFEHFCLGSSVARLELRVAGELLLDRLREIRLACEPHELERHRSFVLHGYPELPLRFTAAP; encoded by the coding sequence ATGAGTGCAGGAGAGCAGTTGGCGGCACCGACGTGTCCGTACGCTCCGACCGACTTCGGTCGCTTGTACGAGTTGGAGCCGGAGCTGGTCCGATGCCCCTTCCCGCTCTACGACGTGCTCCGCGACCGGGAACCTGTCTGGTTCGACGCTCGTCTTGACGCCTACGTGGTGACTCGGTACGCGGACGTGATGGAGATCCTGCGGGACCCTCTGACCTTCTCCTCGGCGATGGCCAGTGGGCCGACGTCGATCACGGGTCTGGCGCAGCGGATCGTGGACGACCCCGCCCGTCCGGAGCGATTGCGGAACCAGGCGGCCCGACGGCTGCGGATGGCCGAGACGCCGGTGCTGCTGCTGGCCGACCCGCCGCAGCACAAACGACAGCGCGCCCTGGTGGCCTCGGCGTTCAGTCCCCGCCGGATCGCGGCGTTGGAACCTGAGGTCCGCGAGCTCGCCGCCACGATGATCGACGGGTTCGCCGCGCGCGGCGAGGTCGAGTTGGTGCGGGAGTTCGCGCTCCCGCTGCCGATGACGGTGATCGCCACCATGCTCGGTGTCCCGCCCTCGGACCTGGCCGACTTCAAGCGGTGGGCCAATGCGTTCACGGCCGGAGTCGGGTCGGCCGACAAGCCGGCCGCGGAGGTCGCGCAGATGTTCGCGGACATCGACGCGTTCTACGACTACTTCACCGAGCAGATCGCCCGTCGGCGGGCGCGTGGGCAGGACGACCTGCTCACCGACCTGGTGCACGCGCGAATGGACGGCGTCGAGCCGCTGACCGACGACGAGATCCTTCTGATGCTGGCTCAGTTCCTGGTCGGCGGACACGAGACGACCACGTTGATGATCACGTCGATGATGCATCGCTTCGCGACCGAGCCGTACCTGGCGGCGCGGGTGCGCCGCGAGCCGGAGCTGCTCCCGGCCCTGCTGGAGGAAATGCTTCGGCTCGAGGCGCCGGTGCAGGGCATGTTCCGCTCCGCCACCCGCGCAACGCGGATCGGTGACGTGGACGTGCCCGCGGGGGCATTGCTGTGGCTGGTGTTCGGCTCGGCGAATCGCGACCCCGAGGCCTTCCCCGACCCTGACTTCCTGTCGTCGGAGGCTCGGCGCACGCCGCACCTCACGTTCGGCCGGTTCGAGCACTTCTGCCTGGGCTCGAGCGTCGCGCGGCTGGAGCTGCGAGTCGCGGGTGAACTGCTGCTCGATCGGCTTCGCGAGATCCGCCTGGCCTGTGAACCCCATGAGCTGGAACGGCACCGCAGCTTCGTACTGCACGGCTACCCGGAGCTACCGCTCCGTTTCACCGCCGCACCGTGA
- a CDS encoding 2Fe-2S iron-sulfur cluster binding domain-containing protein, producing MTVTVRPSGIRLEPNPDETVFRAAARQGYRWPTICGGNGTCRTCVMTVESGRENCGPIGDLEAEGLDALKEAKDGGLRLACQTTVTGDVVVTKRGVKKWPNEAAS from the coding sequence GTGACGGTGACGGTGCGTCCGTCCGGGATCCGGCTGGAGCCGAACCCCGACGAGACGGTCTTTCGTGCCGCTGCTCGGCAGGGCTACCGCTGGCCGACGATCTGCGGGGGCAACGGGACGTGCCGGACCTGCGTCATGACCGTCGAGTCCGGCCGCGAGAACTGCGGCCCGATCGGTGACCTCGAGGCCGAAGGTCTCGACGCGCTCAAGGAGGCCAAGGACGGCGGACTACGGCTCGCGTGCCAGACCACCGTGACCGGCGACGTCGTCGTCACCAAGCGGGGCGTCAAGAAGTGGCCGAACGAGGCGGCGTCATGA
- a CDS encoding cobalamin B12-binding domain-containing protein has protein sequence MRVRVLLGMLGVDVHSRGLRTVSRILRDAGVEVIYLGEHNSAAGMAAAAVAEDVDAIGVSFSVSTYTHYVADLTAELRRVGAQDIPVMVGGLIHPEDVEHLRSLGVAVVFGPDSTPDAILDYVGGLARAL, from the coding sequence ATGAGGGTGCGGGTGCTTCTGGGAATGCTCGGGGTCGACGTGCACTCGCGCGGTCTGCGTACGGTGTCGCGGATCCTGCGCGACGCCGGGGTCGAGGTCATCTACCTGGGCGAGCACAACAGCGCAGCGGGCATGGCGGCGGCCGCGGTCGCCGAGGACGTCGACGCGATCGGGGTCAGCTTCAGCGTCAGCACCTACACGCACTACGTCGCGGACCTGACGGCCGAGTTGCGCCGCGTCGGGGCGCAGGACATCCCGGTGATGGTGGGCGGGCTGATCCACCCCGAGGACGTCGAGCACCTACGCTCGCTCGGCGTCGCGGTGGTGTTCGGCCCGGACTCGACCCCAGACGCGATCCTGGACTACGTCGGCGGACTGGCGAGGGCGCTGTGA